AGTTACATGACCTTCCCAAGGCTACAAAGCTAGTCTCTGGATCTGGAATTTTAAGGCAGGCACTGTAACTCCCAAAAGAGCACACTTGTTAAGCCCATGCCCCAGAGGTTGATGTGGATACAGGACTTccaccttctttttttaaacagaaacaaaactccTCTACTTTTGTGGGGTAGGGGAGTACCACACTTGAGAAGCAAGTAAAAGTTAGGGACTCCTTCCCTAAAAAAAGGGtaacatacacaaacacaattttaaaaatatcatttcagGATGAAAGCCCCTGTTCTGATAGATAAAATGTAGTAAAGGAAGCTCTGCAATGTGAGAACTGTAAAAACTAGGTGGTATGCACATGGAGCTCACTGTACAATTCCTccaacttttctgtatgtttaaaatttttcctaataaaatgttgggaacaaaaaaaacccctcctctttctttttaaaggaggGGGCGGTAAATGATGCCAAGTTCTAAATATGTAGCTTTATGTTATAAGCCCACGTTTATTCTCACCATTTTCCAATCCATAATAAAACTAAGTCCCTACTCTGGACAGCAGGACAATATGGATATTTTATGGGAAGACATCTCCACCTTGTGAGCTTTCAGAATATTACTACTAAGCCATTTCCATTTTACTACTACTACCAATTCCATTACACTTAATATCTTAAAAATTGTATAAGGATGATTTTCCTTAGTCCAATGCACTAATTCCCCACACCAGGATGGTGAGGACACCCAAGGTTAACTAAACTATCTGTTTACTTTCTTACGTAGCCTCATTTTACCCAAAATATCTCTGTGGGTCTACAATATATAATCTCTACcacctttgcttttctctgagcCCATTTCAAACAGGCACACTGACGGTCCTGGTTTATAGGACCTCCCAGCACCTCTGACAGTCCAGGTACTACCCAAAAGCACATATCTGTCTCTAGAGCCACTCAGACACAAGTGCCACACCGAGGTCACATCTGCACCACATGAACAGTGGCTTGACTTGAGGTGCTTGGGAATAATTTACTACATGAACGCGTCTGCTCTCATCAAACGGGATGGCCCATCGCTGATATGCTCCACTGATGGTTGACCAAGATCATGCAAGGCTGCCTATTAGACTTTCAATCGGCTTTTAATTCCAACTACAAATCTAAGTTCTTTTTTTATGAAGAGAGAACGTTATAGCCTAGGCAATGCTTGGAGACTAGGAAAGACCTGTTAAGAAATTAAGTCCCTGGAAAATCATACATAATATTTATACTTAAGATTAAGGACAATCCAAAAGGTGCTTGAGCCTTTATAAAAGATGTTTCATAAATGAAGGTTCCAAGGTACAAATCCTATTACTTCCCAGTCAGCCCTGAGCCACTTCCCGAGCCCACCAAAATGAAGATATCTGAGTTATGGTCAGGACGGTGGGCCACAACAATGCTCTTCTGAAACCCCAGGGGTCCAGGAGATGGAGGGGGTCACACTGAGAAAATCAAACTTGTTCCAGTCCAAAGTCATGGCTGACCACATGGGCGACAGCTCAGGGAGCCAAGCCCTGAATGACTGTGAGGAGTACCGTGTCCAGCGGTGAGCATTCCAGGTGGTGGGGCCACTTACGGTTCAACCCGGTGAAGCTGAACATTCCAATCTGCTCTGTGATGTGGTTCCAGGTTCCCGGGGTCTTGAGGGCTTCTAATCGCGCCCTGAGCTCAGATCTCATGGTCAGAATGCGGTCTGCCATTGTCTTCACGTTACCTGTCCTGAGTGGACAGCAATATGAATACCAACCCAAGAGAGCAGAGATGGCACACAAAAacgtaaaaatttttaaaatgtaatctaaTCTATAAGCTAAAAACAGAATCACAACCTATCTATTATGGTATGTTGATGCCTAGATGGGTGGATAAGGAGACCAGAGAGATGGACTTACTAGACAGAAGGGAAGGACTATATTCACTGATGGAGTTTATTGCTAGTCTCGGGTAGACTGGCTGTAATACCACTTATGTTTTAACTCACACTTCAGCATGGTGCTGCTCGAGacagaataatatattttatcagGCCTAATATTAAGTAGAGATTGCAGATTCAGCTACTACACAAAAATTACTCTGTTTCAAAATAGGATAAAATACATAGAGATAAGAATGAAGAGCCCCCAAACTGTTACACTAACTTAATTCTATTCTAACAGAAATCCCTCCCTGTATTTCCTGACTTTAAGAGGAGGAAGGCTGGGAGGCGGGAGAGGAGAGGAAACTCCCATTCACCCAAGGCATCCTTCCTACACTCCCGGTTctgtgttacacacacacatgtaggaGCCAGCCCTATTTTAGAGAAATGACTGACACTCAGAGAGGCTCAAGCAATTTTGTCCTGCCTCTGCCAAAGTAAAAGGAAGAGACAGTGAGATGTAATGGGACAATCTCTGTTCTgcatccccacccctcacccatcGGGCGTGAGCCCCTTACCATTCATTAAAGAGCTCAGGATCAGACAGGGTACGTGCCACAATCCGTGCTCCCTGAGCGGGGGGATTGGACCATGTGATTCGCACGATCTTCTCCATCTGGGAAAGGACCCGCAGGATGCTATCTGGTTCTTTGGCAACCACCGTCAGATTCCCCACGCGCTCATCTGAAAAGAAGGTCAGGAATCAGCCTTGGGGGTCCGGTGGGGGTGGAGCCAGGGAAGCCGGGCTGTAATGCAGGAGAGCACTCACTGTAGAGCCCGAAGTTCTTGGAGAAGGACTGGGCACAGAAGAGCTCGAACCCTTCAGACACAAAATAGCGAATGGCCCAGGCGTCTTTCTCCAGGTTGCCAGATGCGAAGCCCTGATAGGCCGAGTCAAAGAAGGGGAACAGAAACCGGCGCTGCGAGGAAGGAAAGCGAGTCAGGGCAGGAAATGCTCCTGGGACTGACCTCAGACATCGGCCTTCCTTCCCCAACTGGTGCCTGGAAGGAACGTCTCATTCTGTCCGTTTCTCCtacatctttcctttctgtatcCAACTCCACTTTACGTCTGTTTCTCTGCTCACCTAAATACCAAGCGACAAATCTAATGACATCAGTAAAGCTCATTTCTTTAAGTATATAGTCCGAGAGGGTCATGATGCTGCTTTGCCAACAGGGCACAACTGATCACGTCACTCCAAGATATCAAAGGTTTCCAGGGGCTCCCCATCGCCCTCAGAATCAAGTCTGAGGCTTCAGCCCAGGACCTGGCCTGTCACTCACCCCCTCCCCTGGAACTCTAGCCCATTCCAAGAATTACTTTATCTTCCTTAAACAGACCAAGACCTCTGTCTTGGGCTTTTGACAGTGTTCTTCCCTCTGTAGGAAACTTTCCTTCCCTATTAGCCCCAACCTGTCCTCATCCTTCAAGGCGAAACAGGGAAACCATTTCTTCCAGGAAGGCTTCTTCTGCTACCATCAGCCCTCCCAAAACACACGCACTCCCCAAAGTCTGGGATATGTGCCTCCAAGGCACCCCATCAACACAGCTATCTCCTCAGACAGGCCATACTCTCTGAAGGTAGGACCACCTCTGCTTTGTTCACTATTGTACCCCCATGGCACCTGGTACATAGTAGTTTATCAAGAAGCATTCTTTAAACACGttaatgaatacacacacacacacacacacacacacacacacataccctggGCTAGAAATTCCAATGTAGAAAGTTACCCCAAGGAAATCATAAAATGGTTTATTACATATATTGTTCACAAGAATAAGAAACCTGGGCTCTAAACAACCATCAACTGATTTAATCAATGTGTGATGTGACATACTTAAGCATGTATAACtacactaaaaaaattaaaaaagaaaagagcctgACATTCTGCATACCAGAATGCTATCAGTGGCTTTCTTTGGGTAATAGAATTTATAGTTAATACTTACTTTCTTCtttgggcttttctctattttccaaaTTCTTCAGTACATAGGTGCTTCTTTTGAATACATCAACTGCTAATACACACCAATATAAGAGCGGCCCTGAAAAGGCAGTTACCTTCATGACGGAGGCGATCTGCTTCCACTGCTCCGGAGTCGGGTCAGTCCCAGTTGGGTTGTGTGCACAGGCATGGAGGACAAAGATGGAGAACTCGGGAGCTTTCTGGGGAGAAGGAAGCCACGTCAGCTCTGAGACCAGCAGGGACATGGTGGGGCAGAGTcaggggcacagaggacaggcaCTCCCTCCTTACGAGCCATTTCAGAAAAAATGCATCTGGCTTGGGGAGGATGTCTCAGACTCTCTCACTTGTCAACTGATCCAAAGACTGTCCCCCACTCTGCCTGAAACCTTGGCATTCTGTCCACTTTTTCTCTTCTAATCACCCACCTCCAAATCATTCAGGAAACCCTGGAGGTCTAGTCCTCTCTTCGCTGCATCCCAatagtgataggaccggatgtcTTTAAATCCAGCGGCAATAAAGACACCGTTATGATTCTCTGCAAACAAAGGGGTAAAACATTAAATGTTTTACAAACACTAGGAGGCATAAATGGAAAGGGCACAAGGCAGCTTCCAGGGCCCTCACAGGCTCCACGTCCACTGGGGGACATAGAGGTGAGAGGTTAAGATTGAGAGGAATGACTGTAACCAAAAACAAGTTCAACCAGTTGTCGTCATGCTGATTTACATCCTACCACAGAGGGATTTCCCTCCTCCGGGAAGGTTCAACATTCACTAAAACACAAGTTCGCCAAGAGTCTTGGGAAAAAGTATTGCCAATCTGAACTTAAGCATCAGGTTACCCATGTACTGCCATAATCCACTGCTTAAGCCACTCACTGTTAGTTGATCCAGGGCTGGGTTACATTTTCAGTGTAAGCAATAAGACTCATGAGGATAATTCCCCTGGCTCCTCTGTTTCTCCTCTCACTACAGCTACAGGACTCACCCCAGGTTGGTGAGGATACATAGACGGGCGTGTCCTTGTTGTTTGTTCCATTGTACCAGCGCGCTAAGAACTCAGCTCCGATTCGAAGTGCACCTGTTCCCCCCAAGCACTGCACACCTCCTACCTGAAAGAGAAACAGCAGGGTTGCTGGTCATTTAAGGGTAAGGTCAGATAACATTAGGGAAAATACAGTAATGAAGAGCACTTCCTTAAATGCGTTATCTCTATAAAATATCATGAAGACATGAAGAAGTATTATTTGCCCatgtttacaaataagaaaactaaggctaagctactttggccacctgatgagaaaagccaacacattagaaaagaacctaatgctgggaaagattgagggcaggaggagaaagggacgacagaggatgaggtggttggatggcactaccgattcaatggacatgagtttgggcaaactctgggagatagtgaaggactgggaagcctggtgtgctgcaatccagggggttggaaagagttggacatgacagatctactgaacaacaacaaaggctaaGAAGTGAAGTGCTTTCCTCAGTTACCAGCTATTGAGCAGAAAGGCCAGGTCTTCACCCAGGAAGTCTGGAAGTCTGACTCCCAAGGGAGCATCCCTCTGAACACAGAGGTAGAGGACATACCTAGGCCACATTAAGTGTGCCCTTCAAGGCAAACTCATTCCTTTGTACCCATCCCAAGATCAAAACTGCCCTCCAACAGTAGCCTGTAAAATATGTTCTGCACTTGCCATCAACATCAGTCTGCAATGCACCTTCTCATCGCTATAATGAAGGCTTACTAATCCTTAGAAATGTCCTCACAGAACAAAGGTGCTATGCAAACACTACCTTTCTCTCCTCAGGCTTCCTCATCTTAGAATGGCCTCACTTGAGCAATTATTAAAGTCTTATATTTTGCCTTTTACAAAAAACCTtcacacacatgggcttccctgatagctcagttggtaaagaatcagcctgcaatgcaggagatcccagttcaattcctgggtcgagaagatctgctggagaagggataggctacccactccagtattcttgggcttccctgatggctcagtgggtaaagaatccacctgcaatgcgggagacctgggttcgatccctgggttgagcagatcccctggagaaggaaaaggctacccaccccagtgttctggcctagagaattccatggactgtatagttcatggggtcacaaagagtcagacacaactgagtgactttcacttcacacacaTACTTATTTGACCTTCACATAGCCCTATAAAATAAGTACTAGACTCCCAATttatacatgaggaaactgaTTCAGAGAAGTGGTTTGCCAGAGGATTTATagctagtgagtggcagagctgggcatACTTCCAGATTGCCTCTCTCTACATCTAGTCACGAGGCCCTACTTCTGTTGTTCTATCTGAACATCTTCAATCCTGCCCTTTCACAATTCTAACTAGAGAAATGTCATAAATTACATGTTGTTTAAATgtctaaagaagaaaagagagaaaaagatcaCATAAAGAAATTATCGAAAAGGAAGTACACATACCAATGTAATAACAGCGACAACCTCTGGAGAGGGAGCTAGGATGTGGGAATAGTGGTCAAAGGGACTTTGGCCtaatctatgtttttttttttaaacaaaggagaATCTATTCATGTGTTAGTtggaaattttttaataattaaaaaatatatttatttttttatatatttattttatatttatttattattttatattgcaaTTTGCTGTAAAATAATTCCACTTTGGTGACCAAATATAAAGCACTGTTGAAGCTAGCTGATGGATCCATGGGGGTTTGTTCATTACCATGTTTTATCTACTTTtacatatgtttgaaatttttcacaaaaaaaggaaaaaaaacaaatctttataaggaaaaaaagcctccaaaatcttttttaaaaaaactagcaTAACACCAATGCTAAAAGATGACAAAGCAAAAAAGAGAGCCCTCTTTCATGAATATGGATATTAATGtcccaaataaatattaataaacactatgaatccaacaatacatttaaaaatacccCTTGGTCAAGTGAGTTATCCCTTGAATGTGTGATTATTAACAACTATAAGAGTGAGTCAGTTTTCTTAGGCCTctcccatgtatatgtgttactaaacttttattttctcatgttcaaaaaaaagagaaaaaaaatataaagtttgtTATACTGctagataaagaaaatgatcaCCAAATGACCATCATAACAGGAGAGAAAAACAGAGCTATTTCTGATATAAATGCTCAGTAAAACAAGAACCAATGGAGACATCCTAAAAACAACTTGAAAAAATTTTGACTCAGCCACATGTCAGCTTCATGATGAATACTGAATCACGAGCAGAAATCCCCTTTAAGCTTGGAACCATGCAATGATACCAACTGTCGCTCTTACTCCCCACTGCTCTATTTTTATtcagagatttgagcatctgagAGAGAACActgaaacatgaaacagaaatgagaCTGACATTCAGGGAAACAAAGAATGGAGCACGGCGTCCACTGCAAGAAGCAAAGGCCGTGGActggagtggaaaaggtcagtgcaCATCCAATGTGGTTCCTCACAGTAGTCgcctccacccccgcccctgaGCACCAGTACCTTCCCATTACTTTAAAGGTTTCGCCTTCACGTGTGATCTACCTGGATTCCTTGTGCAAATGGCCACCAAGGTCATGTAACccaaatgtacatttttttttttcatgggttTCTCATCAACTAAGTTGAATGTCAACTTTATTCCTTATTTCATATTTCAAACACCTCAGCACTTTGTATGTTATTTCCTATACAAATGAGCAAGGTTTCCCTTGAATAGGGTTTTAAGTTACCATGGATATGTGACAGGTGCATGTGGATATCAGTGAAGACATTCTCAGGCGTAGGTTTTATTTTCTGTGCTCAACTTCCAACTCCTTTCTCACTCCAGAAAGCAAATTCACTAACTAAAAGAAGTCAGAAAGTcaattgctgctgtttagtcactaagctgtgtgtgactctttacaaccccatggattgtagcctgccaggctcctctgtccatgggatttcccaagcaagaatactggagagggttgccgtttccttctccaggggatcttcccgacccagggatcaaacccatgtctcctgcctggcaggtgggttctttaccacaagccacCTGGGATTCCCTAGAAAGTCAGTGCACTAGGTTAAAAATGTTTGCAAGAGATGAACCCACTTCACTAACATTAACCAATCCTTGACATTCATGAGGTATATGACAGTGACATATCAAATTCTCAAGAAATTATCATTCTCTCTAAAAATATATTATACAGTAGATGAATTCAGTGAAACACGAGTTGCTCTAAACTGTATCGACAACTAGCAGGAACAAACTTTGGGTGAATCAATAATATGTCTATTTGATCATTCTGTGAACTGATTTTTGGCAAATTGTTCTAAAGCCCAAGAAAGTCTTCTATTTGGGATGAAGGAAAAAACCAtaatagcaaagaaaataaatgcaaacttCAAAGGGAGCAGGCAACGGGGCCTCAGTGGCTAAACAGGGGTATCCAGAACAAGAAAAATGCAGTTAAGACTTGGCAGAAAACTATGCCAGTAGATAATCTGTACTTCCAATTTAGCCATGCTGCCGGAAGGAATCCCCGCTTGGCTCTAGAATGCCGGTCCAAGGTCACGATTTGCTGATGTAATGACTTCCCTGTGAGGAACAGGAGAGCCGTTTAGGAGCCACTTGTAGTTAATGCTACGATGTGTTGATCTGGGTGCCCTCAGTTAGTTGGGTAGTATCTGGCACGTGGCACTAAATAAACATGGACTGAACTAGATGAAGAAAaagagtccctgatgctgggcaagattgaggacagaaggagaagagggcatcagaggatgagatggctggatggcatcaccgaagcaATGGACAtgcacttgggcaaactttgggagatggtgaaggaccaggaGGCCTagcgcactgcagtccatggggccgcaaaaagtGGAacgtgactgggcgactgaaaaacaacaagaacaaggTGAGAACCACAGAGAAAACCCCAAACCTCTAAAGGGTAATGGTCCGAGCCAGGGAACCGTGATGCCATCTCATGGTTCACAAGACCTCTTACCCGCAGGGGCCCAGTAATTTCAGAAGCTGAAACGTTTATCAGGTAGGAGATGAAAGGTGGACATTTAGTCTGGATTCCAAGGTCTGAAGATGGAAAAGCGGTAGGAGGCGGTGACGAGTCTAGAAAACAGAGCTCCTCAAAAGGGTTAATGGACATGGTAATGTGAAATCTTGAGAAGAACAGTCTAAGAAGAGACATGACTACTGTTTGTTTTCtggttcattctttcattcacgcCTCAACTCCTACAAGTTTTGGCTCCaatgttatttctatttctatcacAACCGCCCTACTTAAACTTCCACTCCAACCCTCAGCACTCCTAATATACCTTCCC
Above is a genomic segment from Dama dama isolate Ldn47 chromosome 15, ASM3311817v1, whole genome shotgun sequence containing:
- the GOT1 gene encoding aspartate aminotransferase, cytoplasmic, which encodes MAPPSIFAEVPQAQPVLVFKLTADFREDPDPRKVNLGVGAYRTDDSQPWVLPVVRKVEQRIANDSSINHEYLPILGLAEFRTCASRLALGDDSPALQEKRVGGVQCLGGTGALRIGAEFLARWYNGTNNKDTPVYVSSPTWENHNGVFIAAGFKDIRSYHYWDAAKRGLDLQGFLNDLEKAPEFSIFVLHACAHNPTGTDPTPEQWKQIASVMKRRFLFPFFDSAYQGFASGNLEKDAWAIRYFVSEGFELFCAQSFSKNFGLYNERVGNLTVVAKEPDSILRVLSQMEKIVRITWSNPPAQGARIVARTLSDPELFNEWTGNVKTMADRILTMRSELRARLEALKTPGTWNHITEQIGMFSFTGLNPKQVEYLINEKHIYLLPSGRINMCGLTTKNLEYVATSIHEAVTKIQ